GGGCGGCATTCATCGTCACGCTACCGCTCGAGCAACACTCGGACAGGTGAGCTTCCTGAAGTGGAGAGAGCCGATTGTCCCCCATGCGGTCTGACCCGGAGCAAGCCTCACGTCCCATCCGCGTCCTGCTCGTCGAGGATGATGAAGATGATTACCTCCTGACGCGTGAAGCGCTGCGGCCCCTGGGCCCGCGCCGGAGGATGGTGCTCGAATGGGCGCGGACCTGCGAGCAGGCGCTCGAGGAGATGGCGTCGGGGCGCCATGACGTGTGCCTGCTCGACCATCGCCTCGGAGCCCTCACCGGGCTCGAGCTGCTCGAGCAGGCGCGGCGCAGGGGGTGGCGTGGCCCGGTCATCCTGCTGACCTCGCTGGGGGATGACGCGCTCGACCATCAGGCGATGGAGGCCGGGGCCGCCGACTTCCTCGAGAAGTCGCAGCTGACGCCGACGCTCCTGGATCGCTCCATCCGCTATGCGCTCCAGCACGCGCGCACGTTGGAGGAGTTGCGCCGCTCTCATGAGAGCTTCCGGGAGCTCACCGAGCGGCTGCCCGATGGAATCGCCGTGCTGGATGAAACGCACCTGCTCTACGCCAACCTGGCGCTCCTCTCGCTGCTCGGGTGCTCGTCACCGGACGAGATCGTGGGGAAACGGGTGACCGAGCTGGAGGAGTATTTCATCCACCCGGAGGATCAGCCGCAGCTCCTCCAGGGTCTCCGCGAGGCGACGAAGGCGAGGCGGGCGATGCCGCCAGGGGAGGTCCGCCTCCTGCGCAAGACGGGGGGCCTCGTCTCCGTGGAGCTCGCCCAGACGCCCGTGGTGTTCGATGGCCGGCCGGGGCTGGTCCGCATCGTGAGGGACCTCACCGAGCGCAAGCAGATGCAGTCCCGGCTGATGTTCTCGGACCGCATGGCCTCGCTCGGGACGCTCGCGGCGGGAATCGCGCACGAGATCAACAACCCGCTCGCCTACACGATCGCCACCCTGGGCCACGTGGAGACAGAGGTCCTCCCCCGGTCGGGAACGCAGCAGGACGAGCTGCGCAAGCTGATCGCCGACGCGCAGATGGGGGCGGGCCGCGTCCGGGACATCGTCCGGCAGCTGAAGCTGTTCTCGCGCGCGGACGAGGACGCGCGGCCGGGACCCGTGGAGGTGCGGGGCGTGTTGGAGACGGCGATCCGCATGGCCTCCAACGAGATCCGGCACCGCGCGCGGCTGGTGTGTGACTTCTCGGAGGGGCTGGTGGTCGAGGCGAACGAGAGCCGGATCGGACAGGTGTTCCTGAACCTGCTCGTCAATGCCGCGCAGGCCATCCCCGAGGGGCAGGTGGAGCGCAATGAAATCCGCGTCATCTCCCGGCCCCATGCCGAGGAGGTGGTGGTCGAAGTGCGCGATACGGGCTCGGGCATCCCGGCGGAGCACCTGGAGCGGCTGTTCGAGCCGTTCTTCACGACCAAGCCCATTGGAGTGGGAACGGGGCTCGGGCTGCCGATCTGCCACGGCATCGTGAGCGGTTTCGGTGGACGGATGGAGGTGGAGAGCGAGGTGGGCAGGGGGAGCACCTTCCGGGTCATCCTGCGCGCCGCGACGAGGGAGGCCCCGTCTCCGGCCGCTTCTCTCCAGGTCCCTGGGTCGCGGACCTCCAGCGAGGCCCCCGCGGCACCGAGGAGGGGCCGGATCCTGGTCGTGGATGACGAGCCCATGCTGGGAGTGTCGATCCGCCGGACGCTCCAGCGGGAGCACGACGTCGTGACGCTGACGAGCGCGCGCGAGGCCTGTGCGCGGCTCCTGGGCGGCGAGCGCTTCGACGTCATCCTGTGCGACATCATGATGCCGGAGATGAGCGGGATGGAGCTGCATCAGGAGCTCGAGCGCCGCTCACCCGAACTGGCCGGACGGATGGTGTTCCTGACCGGAGGCGCCTTCACGCCCAACGCCCGCGCCTTCCTGGAGCGGGTCGTCAACCACCGGGTCGAGAAGCCCTTCTCCGCGCAAGAATTGCGCGAGCTGGTGCAGTCGTTGGTGGCCAGGGAGCGCGGCTGAGAGTCTCTCGTACTGCTCGAGAAGCTCCGAGTAATGTCCAATAGCGGACCCCTCAGCCGAGGCAGAGCGCGACATGCTGCTTTCCCACCGTCCGGCGGCCTCCCTCTCCCGTTCGACACTCGTGAAGATGGGCGTGCGCATCGCCGGGGTCGTCGCCCTGGCCACGCTCTTCAGCTACCTCCACGTGTTGCACTCGGTGCGCACCGAGAACCTCGGGCGGCTGGAGCGGTATGTCGTGGAGCGCGGCCAGCGCGAGCAGGGCATCTTCCTCCTGGCGCAGGACAATCACGCCGTCCTGAAGGAGGCCCTCGCGGAGAAGCTCCAGGCCTCGCGGCAGGAGGACGTGAGCGCACGTTTCGACAGCCTCTTCGCGCGGATGCCCGATGGCACCCTCCGCAACCGTCCCGAGGTCTTCGACGGCACGCGCATGCCGGGCGTCTTCATCCCCGGGAAGCTGGAGCTCGACGCCGAGCTGCGCCGGCGCATCCTGGCCTCGTATGACGTGCTCGCCCAATACGGGCCCGCCTTCCGTACGCGCTTCACGAACACGTTCATCGTGCTCCCGGAAGGAGTGCTGGTGCTCTACTGGCCGGAGCGCCCCCAATGGTGCCAGGAGGCGGAGACCGGTTTCGAGGTCGTCGCGCTCGACTTCTTCATCCGGAGCCTGCCCGAGAAGAACGCCGGGCGGCGGACGGTCTGGTGCGGCATCTACGCGGATCCGGGCACCCGGAAGCCGATGGTGTCGGTCTCCACGCCGCTGGACGTCGACGGCCGCCACGTGGCGACGTTCGGCCACGACGTGCTGCTGGAGCAGTTGATGGCCCGCGCCATCCGCGACCACATGCCGGGCGCGTACAACATGATCCTCGGCGAGGAAGGGGCGCCCATCGCCCATCCCGATTTGAATCCAGAGGGCGCCAGCGACGCCTCCCACGGCGATGGACAGCACGGGACGGTTGGCACCCTGGGCACGGAGGAGCAGCGGCTGCACGTGAGGCGCATCTTCGAGCGGCTGAGGGCCGCGCCGCCGGGCCAGGTGGTGATGGAGCTGCCGGAGTACGGCGAGTACCTGTCCCACGCGCGGCTCGAGGGCCCCGGTTGGGACTTCGTCACGGTGCTGCCCGAGCGCGTGGTGTCCCAGCCCGCGCTGGCGGCGGCGCGCTACGTGCTGCTGTTCGGCCTGGCGTCGCTGCTGCTGGAGCTGGCCATCATGTACTGGGTGATGAAGCAGCAGATCACCCGTCCACTGGCGGCCTTCGCCCAGGCCACGGACCGGGTGGCGGCCGGGGACTTCCATGTCGAGCTGGACACCTCGCGCGACGACGAGCTGGGGCAGCTCGCACGTGCCTTCCGGCTGATGGCCGACCAGGTGCAGCGGCGCGAGGAGGAGCTGCGGCAGGCCAACGAGGGACTGGAGCATCGGGTCGAGGAGCGCACGCGGGAGCTGAAGGAAGTCCACCAACGGCTCGTGGATTCGGCCCGGCGGGCGGGGATGGCGGAGATCGCCACCAACGTGCTGCACAACGTGGGCAACGTGCTCAACAGCGTCTACACCTCCACGCAGGTCGCCAAGGAGCGCCTGGGGCGGGCGCGGTTCGAGCAGGTGGGCCGGGTGGCGGGCCTGCTCCAGTCGAATCAGGACGACCTCGCCACGTTCCTCAGCCGGGACGAGCGCGGCCGGCACATCCTCCCGTTCCTGGACAAGCTGGGGCAGCACCTGGTGGAGGAGCGCCAGGGCATCCTCTCGTTGCTCGACGACGTGAGCCGGTACACCGAGCACATCGGAGACATCGTCAAGGTGCAGCAGGACTACGCCAGGACGCCCCGGATGCACGAGCCGGTGCTCCTGCCGGAGCTGGTGGAGGACGCCCTGCGCATCAACTCGGCCGGGCTCACCCAGCACCACGTGCGGGTGGAGAAACATCTGGCCGCCCTGCCTCCGGTGCTGACCGACAAGCACAAGGCGTTGATGATCCTGGTCAACCTGATCAGCAATGCCCGGTATGCATTGGACGCGGTGTCACCGGACGAGCGCCGCCTGACGGTGCGGTTGGAGACGCACGCCGCCGAGCGCTTCCGCCTGGAGGTCCGCGACAACGGAATGGGCATCGAGCCGGAGATGCTGACCCGGATCTTCCAGTACGGGTTCACCACGCGCGAGGAGGGGCATGGCTTCGGTCTGCACTCCAGTGCCTTGGCGGCCCAGGAGCTGGGCGGCTCGCTCACGGCGCACAGCGACGGTCCGGGGCGAGGGGCCACGTTCACGCTGGAGCTGCCCTTTCAGCCGGCCCGGAGCGTGGCCTGAGAGGCACATGAATCGGGTCCTCTGACAGGGGCGCATGACGTAGCCTGGGGACCTCTTTCAACGGAGGTCTCCATGTTCGTGTTCAATCGTCAGTTCGAGAAGAGGGCCCCGGCGCGACACCTGCTCGCGGTGCTCCTGGCCCTGGGTTCCATGGCGGCGCATGCGGATGGGATGAGCCTGGCCGAGGCCTACAAGGTCATCTCCACGCGCAAGTTCGTCGATCTCACCCAGAGCTTCAGCCCCAGCACTCCGGTGTGGCAGGGCTTCGGGCAGGCCAGCTTCACCACCGCGTCGGATCCGAAGACGTACCGGCCCTACAGCCTGGAGCAGGATGGCTTCCGGACGACCTACTATTCCATGGTGGGCCAGTACGGCACCCACGTGGATCCGCCCGCGCACTTCCACGCGAAGGGGATCACGATGGATCGGATTCCTCTCAAGGAGATGATCCTGCCGCTGGTGGTGATCGACATCACGCCGCTGCTCGCCAAGGATCCGAACCACGCGCTCACGGTGCAGGACATCCAGGCATGGGAGAAGAAGAACGGCCGGGTGCCAGCGGGGGCGTTCGCCGCGCTGAGGACGGACATGTCCAAGGACTGGACCACGAACCCCGAGCGATTCAAGCGCCACCCGTTCCCCGCGTGGTCGCTGGCGGCCATCAAGTTCCTCTTCGAGCAGCGGAACATCACGGCCATCGGGCATGAATCCATGGACACGGACACCACGCCGACGATGGAGTCACAGAAGTGGGTGTTGGAGCAGGGGCACTATCAGATCGAGGTCATGGCCCACCTGGACCAGGTGCCGCCCACGGGGGCACTCATCGTGGTGTCCTGGCCCAAGGTGGAGAACGGGTTCGGCTTCCCAGCGCGCGCCTTCGCCATCCTTCCGTGAGGAACCGCGGGGCTCCGAGAGTCAGGGCTCCGCCAGTCCAGAGGCGAGCAACGCGAGCCGGGGGACGATCTGCTCCTCCGTGAGAGGAATCAGCTTGCTGATCGAATACAGCAGGCTGATGCGGATGCCGTGATTCCTCATCCACAGGATGAGCTCTTCGACATCCTCCACGTCATCGTGTTTGACAATGAATTTCCCGTCGATGGGAATCCGGGACAGATAGAGCGCCTGAAGTGTGTCCAGGGCGCTCCCGGAGTAGACGGGGTAGGTGTGCTTGAACCAGGGTTCGACATCCTCCAGGAGCCATTGGATGCGAGTGCTCTTGAAGCGTTCGAGCTTCAGGAACTCCTCCAACTGGTCGCGCTCCAGGAGGATGCAATCATCGCCGGCACACCACGCCTCGATGCTGAGGTGATGTGCCAGCAGGCGGTGCTGGCGTCTGCAGTACTCGCGATGGGGCTCGGTGGCCATATCCGTGTTCTACACGGCCTCAGAAGCTCACGCCCTCGGTGGCTGGCGCGGGCACCGTCAGCGACAGCCGCTGCGGCGCGGCGTCCTTCCCGTAGAAGGACTGGTACAGGTACAGGTCCGCCAGCACCTGCTTCACGTAGCCGCGCGTCTCGCGGAACGGAATCTCCTCGACGAACAGATCCAGCGGCAGCGAGCCCTTCTCCTTCACCCACCGCACCGTCGCTTCGGGCCCCGCGTTGTAGGCGGCCGCCGCGAGCGCCGGGTGGGAGAAGCGCTTCATCAGCTGGGACAGGTACCACGCCCCGTACTTGATGTTCAGCGAGGGCGAGAACAGCTCCGCGGGCGCCGGGGCCGGCTCCGCCAGCTGCTTCGCGATGGCCCGGGCCGTGGGCGGAATCACCTGCATCAGCCCTCGCGCGTCGGCGGCGCTGGCGACCTCGGGCCGGAAGGCGCTCTCGCGGCGCATGATGGCCCAGACGAAGAAGGGGCTCACCTTGTAGCGCGTGGCCTCGCTCTCCACCGCGTTGGCGAAGGCGCGCGGGTAGAAGGCGGCGAGCGCCTCGGGCAGCCGTGCCCCGAAGGCCCGGCCCCACAGGTGTCGGGCGGCCACCGCGTGCGCGTGTCCGTACTCGCCC
Above is a window of Archangium lipolyticum DNA encoding:
- a CDS encoding hybrid sensor histidine kinase/response regulator, coding for MRSDPEQASRPIRVLLVEDDEDDYLLTREALRPLGPRRRMVLEWARTCEQALEEMASGRHDVCLLDHRLGALTGLELLEQARRRGWRGPVILLTSLGDDALDHQAMEAGAADFLEKSQLTPTLLDRSIRYALQHARTLEELRRSHESFRELTERLPDGIAVLDETHLLYANLALLSLLGCSSPDEIVGKRVTELEEYFIHPEDQPQLLQGLREATKARRAMPPGEVRLLRKTGGLVSVELAQTPVVFDGRPGLVRIVRDLTERKQMQSRLMFSDRMASLGTLAAGIAHEINNPLAYTIATLGHVETEVLPRSGTQQDELRKLIADAQMGAGRVRDIVRQLKLFSRADEDARPGPVEVRGVLETAIRMASNEIRHRARLVCDFSEGLVVEANESRIGQVFLNLLVNAAQAIPEGQVERNEIRVISRPHAEEVVVEVRDTGSGIPAEHLERLFEPFFTTKPIGVGTGLGLPICHGIVSGFGGRMEVESEVGRGSTFRVILRAATREAPSPAASLQVPGSRTSSEAPAAPRRGRILVVDDEPMLGVSIRRTLQREHDVVTLTSAREACARLLGGERFDVILCDIMMPEMSGMELHQELERRSPELAGRMVFLTGGAFTPNARAFLERVVNHRVEKPFSAQELRELVQSLVARERG
- a CDS encoding sensor histidine kinase, which gives rise to MLLSHRPAASLSRSTLVKMGVRIAGVVALATLFSYLHVLHSVRTENLGRLERYVVERGQREQGIFLLAQDNHAVLKEALAEKLQASRQEDVSARFDSLFARMPDGTLRNRPEVFDGTRMPGVFIPGKLELDAELRRRILASYDVLAQYGPAFRTRFTNTFIVLPEGVLVLYWPERPQWCQEAETGFEVVALDFFIRSLPEKNAGRRTVWCGIYADPGTRKPMVSVSTPLDVDGRHVATFGHDVLLEQLMARAIRDHMPGAYNMILGEEGAPIAHPDLNPEGASDASHGDGQHGTVGTLGTEEQRLHVRRIFERLRAAPPGQVVMELPEYGEYLSHARLEGPGWDFVTVLPERVVSQPALAAARYVLLFGLASLLLELAIMYWVMKQQITRPLAAFAQATDRVAAGDFHVELDTSRDDELGQLARAFRLMADQVQRREEELRQANEGLEHRVEERTRELKEVHQRLVDSARRAGMAEIATNVLHNVGNVLNSVYTSTQVAKERLGRARFEQVGRVAGLLQSNQDDLATFLSRDERGRHILPFLDKLGQHLVEERQGILSLLDDVSRYTEHIGDIVKVQQDYARTPRMHEPVLLPELVEDALRINSAGLTQHHVRVEKHLAALPPVLTDKHKALMILVNLISNARYALDAVSPDERRLTVRLETHAAERFRLEVRDNGMGIEPEMLTRIFQYGFTTREEGHGFGLHSSALAAQELGGSLTAHSDGPGRGATFTLELPFQPARSVA
- a CDS encoding cyclase family protein; the encoded protein is MFVFNRQFEKRAPARHLLAVLLALGSMAAHADGMSLAEAYKVISTRKFVDLTQSFSPSTPVWQGFGQASFTTASDPKTYRPYSLEQDGFRTTYYSMVGQYGTHVDPPAHFHAKGITMDRIPLKEMILPLVVIDITPLLAKDPNHALTVQDIQAWEKKNGRVPAGAFAALRTDMSKDWTTNPERFKRHPFPAWSLAAIKFLFEQRNITAIGHESMDTDTTPTMESQKWVLEQGHYQIEVMAHLDQVPPTGALIVVSWPKVENGFGFPARAFAILP